A region of Saimiri boliviensis isolate mSaiBol1 chromosome 8, mSaiBol1.pri, whole genome shotgun sequence DNA encodes the following proteins:
- the GPR156 gene encoding putative G-protein coupled receptor 156 — MEPEINCSELCDSFSGQELDRRPLHDLCKTTITSSHHSSKTISSLSPVLLGIVWTFLSCGLLLILFFLAFTIRCRKNRIVKMSSPNLNIVTLLGSCLTYSSAYLFGIQDVLVGSSMETLIQTRLSMLCVGTSLVFGPILGKSWRLYKVFTQRVPDKRVIIKDLQLLGLVAALVMADVILLMTWVLTDPIQCLQILSVSMTVTGRDIFCTLTSTHFCASQYSDVWIALVWGCKGLLLLYGAYLAGLTGHVSSPPVNQSLTIMVGVNLLVLAAGLLFIVTRYLHSWPNLVFGLMSGGIFVCTTTINCFIFIPQLKQWKAFEEENQTIRHMAKYFSTPSKSFHTQYGEEENCHLREEKSSMERLLTEKNAVIESLQEQVNNAKEKLVRLMSGECTYDLPEGAAPPASSPSKDVQAIASVHSLADTQGPSGRLSDFQNDPGMAAQDSQCTSGPSSHAQRLEGPGKDISPSPGKEEKIPDLKDFSDRLDSGCSQKPWTEQRLGPKRGDQNPMAASHSFLPGRGGSDPQTQRHLENSEEPLERQSRVNSVIREKLQEVLQDLGLGPEASLPTALSCRQQPWRNSAAFSPQKMPLSKELGFSPYMVRRRRAAQRARSHFPGSAPSSVGHWANRTVSGVHSRLYVENGDSPSLAPQTADSRVRRPSSRKPSLLSDSPGTLEGSKQSQTEPERARESEAAFLPQPSGSDQAPSPAAPCLSKASPDLPEQWQLWPPVSSVCPSLSSRHSYFDTESSSSDEFFCRCHRPYCEICFQSSSDSSDSCTSDTDSEPTGGLASWEKLWACSSPIVNFKDDLKPTLV; from the exons GATTGTGAAGATGTCCAGTCCCAATCTGAACATTGTGACCTTACTGGGCAGTTGTCTGACTTACAGTAGTGCTTACCTCTTTGGGATTCAAGATGTTTTGGTGGGGAGCTCAATGGAAACTCTCATTCAG ACAAGACTGTCCATGCTGTGTGTTGGGACCTCCCTTGTGTTTGGCCCCATTCTGGGAAAGAGCTGGCGACTCTACAAGGTGTTTACCCAAAGAGTCCCGGACAAGAGAGTG ATTATTAAAGACCTGCAGTTGTTGGGGTTGGTGGCAGCCCTGGTGATGGCTGATGTGATCCTGCTCATGACATGGGTGCTGACTGATCCCATCCAGTGCCTCCAGATCCTCAGTGTCAGTATGACG GTGACAGGGAGAGATATTTTCTGCACTTTAACCAGCACCCACTTCTGTGCTTCCCAGTATTCTGATGTTTGGATTGCTCTCGtctggggatgcaag GGCCTGCTCCTGCTGTACGGTGCCTACCTGGCTGGCCTGACTGGCCATGTCAGCTCTCCTCCTGTGAATCAGTCCTTAACCATCATGGTAGGGGTCAACCTCCTCGTACTGGCTGCTGGGCTTCTTTTTATAGTCACCAGATACTTGCACTCCTGGCCCAACCTGGTCTTTGGACTCATGTCTGGAGGGATCTTTGTTTGCACAACTACAATCAACTGCTTCATCTTCATTCCCCAG CTGAAGCAATGGAAGGCATTCGAAGAGGAAAACCAAACAATCAGACACATGGCGAAATATTTCAGCACTCCCAGCAAAAGCTTCCATACCCAGTATGGTGAGGAAGAGAACTGCCACCTGAGGGAAGAGAAAAGCTCCATGGAGAGGCTTCTCACTGAA aaaaatgcCGTGATTGAAAGCCTGCAGGAACAAGTAAACAACGCCAAAGAGAAGCTTGTGAGGCTGATGTCAGGTGAGTGCACCTATGACCTCCCAGAGGGGGCTGCCCCACCTGCCTCTTCCCCAAGCAAGGATGTCCAGGCCATAGCCTCGGTCCACAGCCTGGCAGATACTCAGGGGCCTTCAGGACGCCTCTCTGACTTTCAGAATGATCCCGGCATGGCTGCCCAGGACTCCCAGTGCACCTCAGGGCCCTCCTCACATGCGCAAAGACTTGAGGGGCCTGGGAAGGACATCAGCCCCTCCCCAGGGAAAGAGGAGAAGATACCTGACTTGAAAGACTTTTCTGATCGTTTAGACTCAGGTTGTAGCCAGAAGCCATGGACTGAGCAAAGGCTGGGTCCAAAAAGAGGAGACCAAAACCCCATGGCCGCCAGCCACAGTTTTCTACCAGGCAGAGGAGGCTCAGATCCCCAGACACAGAGGCATCTGGAGAACTCAGAGGAGCCCCTAGAGCGGCAGTCAAGGGTCAATTCAGTGATCAGGGAGAAACTTCAGGAGGTCTTACAAGATCTGGGCCTGGGCCCTGAGGCTtccctccccactgccctctCTTGTCGCCAGCAACCCTGGAGGAACAGTGCTGCCTTCAGCCCCCAAAAGATGCCCCTCTCCAAGGAGCTGGGCTTCAGCCCTTACATGGTGAGGAGAAGGCGGGCAGCTCAGCGGGCCCGCTCACACTTTCCTGGCTCTGCACCCTCATCTGTGGGGCACTGGGCAAACAGAACTGTTTCTGGGGTACACAGCAGGCTATATGTGGAGAATGGGGAcagccccagcctggccccaCAAACTGCTGATTCCAGAGTACGAAGACCTTCTTCCAGAAAGCCTTCACTGCTTTCAGATTCTCCAGGTACCCTGGAGGGCAGCAAACAAAGCCAGACAGAGCCAGAAAGGGCTAGAGAGAGTGAAGCAGCCTTTCTTCCCCAGCCTTCTGGTTCTGACCAGGCACCAAGTCCTGCTGCCCCATGCCTCTCCAAAGCCTCACCTGACTTGCCTGAGCAGTGGCAGCTGTGGCCCCCAGTCTCCTCAGTCTGTCCCTCCCTGTCTTCTCGACACAGCTACTTTGACACTGAGTCCAGCAGCTCAGATGAGTTCTTCTGCCGCTGCCACCGGCCCTACTGTGAAATCTGCTTCCAGAGCTCTTCTGACTCTAGTGACAGTTGCACATCAGACACTGACTCTGAGCCTACTGGGGGTCTGGCTTCCTGGGAAAAGCTGTGGGCCTGCTCCAGCCCTATTGTGAACTTCAAAGATGACTTGAAACCCACACTGGTATGA